In the Candidatus Electrothrix rattekaaiensis genome, one interval contains:
- a CDS encoding AtpZ/AtpI family protein, with protein sequence MSEQSDSKQAQEGTAFSREIGTKAARKLKAQRNATPGVWFGLGMMGLVGWSVAVPTLLGAVLGLWLDNRHPGQYSWTLALLMAGLVIGCFNAWIWIAKEDQAMHEEQEDTGDNDD encoded by the coding sequence ATGAGTGAACAATCAGACAGCAAGCAGGCGCAAGAGGGGACAGCGTTCAGTCGGGAAATCGGCACAAAGGCGGCACGTAAGCTCAAAGCGCAACGTAACGCCACGCCGGGTGTTTGGTTCGGCCTGGGCATGATGGGACTGGTCGGCTGGTCCGTGGCCGTGCCGACCTTACTTGGTGCGGTGCTTGGTCTTTGGTTGGACAACCGGCATCCGGGCCAGTATTCCTGGACCCTGGCGCTGTTAATGGCCGGACTTGTGATCGGCTGTTTCAATGCCTGGATTTGGATTGCCAAAGAAGACCAAGCCATGCACGAGGAACAGGAGGATACGGGGGACAATGATGACTGA
- a CDS encoding F0F1 ATP synthase subunit C: MYDMTIIAVASIVIAGITTGFGCLGPALAEGKAVATALSSLAQQPDASATITRTLFVGLAMIESTAIYCFVVSMILIFANPFWNYVIAQAAGQ; the protein is encoded by the coding sequence ATGTACGACATGACTATTATTGCGGTGGCATCCATTGTCATCGCTGGCATTACCACCGGTTTCGGGTGCTTGGGGCCTGCCCTGGCCGAAGGTAAAGCTGTCGCGACAGCCCTGAGTTCGCTGGCACAGCAGCCCGACGCCTCGGCCACGATAACCCGGACCCTGTTTGTCGGTCTGGCAATGATCGAATCCACAGCCATTTACTGCTTTGTGGTCTCGATGATTCTGATCTTCGCCAACCCGTTCTGGAATTACGTTATCGCCCAAGCTGCGGGACAGTAG
- a CDS encoding ATP synthase subunit I, translated as MMTETLPLMLMLTPAWVAGGALGAMFFGGLWWTVQKALLSTRPALWFFSSWLLRMSLALTGFYFVAGGQWQRLLMCLLGFVMARPIVTRVTRVTRLTTTRISDAETQEVNDATQP; from the coding sequence ATGATGACTGAAACGCTGCCCTTGATGCTGATGCTGACACCGGCCTGGGTTGCCGGAGGAGCACTCGGAGCAATGTTCTTCGGCGGACTGTGGTGGACAGTGCAAAAGGCACTTTTGTCCACACGACCGGCACTGTGGTTTTTCAGCAGCTGGCTGCTGCGGATGAGCCTTGCCCTGACCGGATTTTACTTTGTCGCGGGAGGCCAGTGGCAACGGCTACTGATGTGTCTTCTGGGCTTTGTCATGGCCCGCCCGATTGTGACACGGGTGACACGGGTGACACGGCTTACGACAACACGCATATCTGATGCAGAGACACAGGAGGTCAACGATGCGACTCAGCCCTGA
- a CDS encoding F0F1 ATP synthase subunit A, producing MRLSPDEIIFWQLGFFKLNATIIFTWVLMLVLAIGARLITHKLSVDLKRSRWQNLLEIVVTGIEQQIKEVGLTQPRTYLGFLGTLFLFVAAASLGTVIPGFEPPTGSLSTTTALALCVFVAVPLFGIAEQGIGGFLKSYVQPTFIMLPFNIISEISRTLALAVRLFGNMMSGAMIIAILLTITPFLFPIVMTLLGLLTGMVQAYIFSILAAVYIAAAAQAHKPKLRPQQTVAA from the coding sequence ATGCGACTCAGCCCTGACGAGATTATCTTCTGGCAACTCGGTTTTTTCAAACTCAACGCCACCATTATCTTTACCTGGGTGCTGATGCTCGTGCTGGCCATCGGCGCCCGACTCATCACGCACAAACTGTCCGTTGACCTAAAACGTTCCCGCTGGCAGAACCTGCTGGAAATCGTGGTGACCGGCATTGAGCAACAAATCAAAGAGGTGGGCCTGACCCAGCCTCGGACATATCTCGGCTTTCTGGGCACGCTCTTCCTATTTGTCGCCGCAGCCAGCCTCGGCACCGTTATTCCGGGCTTTGAGCCGCCCACGGGTTCGCTCTCGACCACGACGGCACTTGCGCTGTGCGTGTTTGTGGCTGTGCCGCTGTTCGGCATTGCCGAGCAGGGGATAGGCGGTTTCCTCAAATCCTATGTGCAGCCGACGTTCATCATGCTGCCCTTTAACATCATTAGCGAAATTTCACGGACACTGGCCCTGGCCGTCCGTTTATTCGGCAACATGATGAGCGGGGCCATGATTATCGCGATTTTGTTAACGATCACGCCGTTCCTCTTTCCCATTGTCATGACGCTGCTCGGTCTGCTCACCGGCATGGTGCAGGCCTACATTTTCAGCATCCTGGCCGCAGTCTATATCGCGGCGGCAGCGCAGGCCCATAAGCCCAAACTGCGACCGCAGCAAACCGTTGCAGCATGA
- a CDS encoding F0F1 ATP synthase subunit epsilon, with protein sequence MSQPTRMNLKILLPFRILTKKTGVSRIVAETLEGAFGLLPRRLDCVAALVPGILIYEHAGEAEVYVAVDEGILVKTGLDVLVSVRHAISGTDLGKLREAVDREFLHLNEREQNVRSVMAKIESGFIRRLAEFQHE encoded by the coding sequence ATGTCGCAACCGACACGCATGAATCTTAAAATTCTTTTACCGTTCCGCATTCTCACCAAGAAGACAGGCGTTTCACGCATCGTTGCGGAGACCCTTGAGGGCGCGTTCGGACTCCTGCCGCGCCGACTGGACTGCGTTGCGGCACTCGTGCCGGGGATTCTGATCTACGAACATGCAGGGGAGGCCGAAGTGTACGTGGCTGTTGATGAAGGAATACTGGTCAAGACCGGCCTGGATGTGCTCGTCTCTGTACGGCACGCCATAAGCGGAACAGACCTCGGCAAACTGCGTGAAGCAGTGGACCGGGAGTTTCTGCACCTCAACGAACGAGAGCAGAACGTCCGCTCGGTGATGGCGAAAATAGAGAGCGGTTTCATCCGCCGTTTAGCGGAGTTTCAGCATGAGTGA
- the atpD gene encoding F0F1 ATP synthase subunit beta codes for MKDQANSANSANLGTVVSVRGSVVDVRFDKQLPPIYSVLRAGADQQIIIEVLAQQDAQHVRGIALTPTQGLARGMAVEDTGGPLKAPVGKGILSRMFDVFGNTIDHGPTPTDIQWRTVHRAPPTLAQRSTKSEIFETGIKIIDVLVPLERGGKAGLFGGAGVGKTILLTEMIHNMIGQQKGVSIFCGIGERSREGEELYRDMKTAGVLQNMVMVFGQMDEPPGSRFRVGHAALTMAEYFRDDEHRDVLLLIDNIFRFIQAGMEMSGLMGQMPSRLGYQPTMGTELAGLEERIANTDTGAITSIQAVYVPADDLTDPAAVHTFSHLSASIVLSRKRAGEGLYPAIDPLASSSKMATPGIVGQRHYDLAREIRRTLAQYAELKDIIAMLGLEQLSPEDRNVVTRARRLERFLTQPFFTTEQFTGLTGKLVSLQDALDGCERILHDEFKDSPERSLYMIGAIDEAKGQAKAESASRTGTQGDPPPAADLQPDSQSDPQSDPQATPEVEHVATDTHES; via the coding sequence ATGAAGGATCAGGCGAATTCCGCAAATTCCGCAAATCTCGGCACAGTGGTCTCGGTACGCGGCAGTGTCGTGGATGTACGGTTTGATAAGCAGTTGCCGCCGATCTACTCGGTGCTACGCGCAGGAGCGGACCAACAGATCATCATCGAAGTGCTGGCGCAACAGGATGCGCAACATGTGCGCGGAATTGCCCTGACACCCACGCAAGGTCTTGCACGCGGAATGGCGGTGGAGGACACGGGCGGGCCGTTGAAGGCCCCGGTCGGCAAGGGCATTCTTTCGCGCATGTTCGACGTGTTCGGCAACACCATCGACCACGGACCAACACCGACAGATATCCAATGGCGCACTGTCCATCGCGCCCCGCCGACCTTGGCCCAGCGTTCCACCAAGTCCGAGATCTTTGAAACCGGAATCAAGATCATCGACGTGCTGGTGCCGCTGGAACGCGGCGGCAAAGCGGGCCTGTTTGGTGGGGCGGGCGTGGGCAAGACAATATTGCTCACTGAAATGATTCACAACATGATCGGGCAGCAGAAGGGTGTCAGTATTTTTTGCGGGATCGGCGAACGGTCTCGTGAAGGAGAGGAACTGTATCGTGACATGAAAACAGCGGGCGTGTTGCAGAACATGGTGATGGTGTTCGGGCAGATGGACGAGCCGCCGGGCAGCCGGTTTCGCGTGGGCCACGCCGCGCTGACCATGGCCGAGTATTTCCGGGACGACGAGCATCGGGACGTGCTGTTGCTAATCGATAATATTTTCCGCTTTATCCAGGCAGGCATGGAGATGTCCGGCCTGATGGGGCAAATGCCGTCGCGGCTGGGGTATCAGCCCACGATGGGCACTGAGTTGGCAGGGCTGGAGGAACGCATCGCCAACACCGACACCGGGGCCATCACCTCGATCCAGGCCGTGTATGTACCGGCGGATGATTTGACCGACCCGGCTGCGGTGCATACGTTTTCCCATCTCTCCGCGTCCATCGTGCTTTCCCGCAAGCGAGCTGGCGAGGGGCTTTATCCGGCCATTGATCCGCTGGCGTCCAGTTCCAAAATGGCCACGCCGGGTATCGTCGGCCAGCGGCATTACGACTTGGCCCGGGAAATCCGGCGGACGCTCGCCCAATATGCGGAACTCAAAGACATCATTGCCATGCTGGGTCTGGAACAACTGTCGCCGGAGGACCGCAACGTGGTCACCAGGGCCCGCCGCCTGGAACGTTTTCTCACCCAGCCCTTTTTCACGACCGAGCAGTTCACCGGCCTCACAGGCAAGCTCGTCAGCCTTCAGGATGCGCTGGACGGCTGCGAACGAATCCTGCACGATGAATTCAAAGATTCCCCGGAAAGATCTCTCTATATGATCGGGGCGATTGACGAAGCAAAGGGGCAAGCGAAAGCCGAATCCGCCTCTCGGACTGGGACGCAGGGCGACCCTCCGCCTGCCGCCGATCTCCAACCCGATTCTCAATCTGATCCGCAATCTGATCCGCAAGCAACGCCGGAGGTCGAACATGTCGCAACCGACACGCATGAATCTTAA